One Mycolicibacterium goodii genomic region harbors:
- a CDS encoding esterase family protein: MTFIDKIRGHWARRMTVAAMAALLLPGLVGVVGGSATAGAFSRPGLPVEYLMVPSPSMGRDIKVQFQSGGPGSHAVYLLDGLRAQDDFNGWDINTTAFEMFLDSGLSVVMPVGGQSSFYSDWYKPACGKTGCVTYKWETFLTSELPEWLAANRDVAATGNAAVGLSMAGSAALILAAYHPDRFIYAGSMSGFLNPSEGWWPFLINISMGDAGGYKANDMWGPTEDPNSAWKRNDPMVQIPRLVDNNTRIWVYCGNGQPNELGGGDLPATFLEGLTIRTNETFRDNYIAAGGHNGVFNFPNNGTHNWAYWGRELQAMVPDLQRVLG; this comes from the coding sequence ATGACCTTCATTGACAAGATTCGTGGCCATTGGGCCCGCCGGATGACGGTGGCGGCCATGGCGGCACTGCTGCTGCCTGGCTTGGTCGGCGTGGTCGGCGGCTCGGCGACCGCGGGAGCGTTCTCCCGTCCCGGTCTGCCGGTCGAGTACCTGATGGTCCCATCGCCGTCGATGGGCCGCGACATCAAAGTTCAGTTCCAGAGCGGTGGACCGGGTTCGCACGCGGTGTACCTGCTCGACGGCCTGCGCGCCCAGGACGACTTCAACGGCTGGGACATCAACACCACCGCGTTCGAGATGTTCCTCGACTCGGGCCTGTCGGTCGTCATGCCGGTCGGCGGTCAATCGAGCTTCTACAGCGACTGGTACAAGCCGGCGTGTGGCAAGACCGGCTGCGTCACCTACAAGTGGGAGACCTTCCTGACCAGCGAGCTGCCGGAATGGCTGGCCGCCAACCGTGACGTCGCCGCGACCGGCAACGCTGCGGTGGGTCTGTCGATGGCGGGCTCGGCCGCGCTGATCCTGGCGGCGTACCACCCGGACCGGTTCATCTACGCCGGCTCGATGTCGGGCTTCCTCAACCCCTCCGAAGGCTGGTGGCCGTTCCTGATCAACATCTCCATGGGTGACGCCGGCGGCTACAAGGCCAACGACATGTGGGGTCCGACCGAGGATCCGAACAGCGCCTGGAAGCGCAACGACCCGATGGTTCAGATCCCCAGGCTGGTCGACAACAACACCCGCATCTGGGTCTACTGCGGTAACGGTCAGCCCAACGAACTCGGCGGCGGCGACCTGCCCGCCACGTTCCTGGAGGGCCTGACGATCCGCACCAACGAGACCTTCCGCGACAACTACATCGCCGCGGGTGGCCACAACGGTGTGTTCAACTTCCCGAACAACGGCACGCACAACTGGGCCTACTGGGGCCGGGAACTGCAGGCCATGGTTCCGGACCTGCAACGGGTGCTCGGCTAG
- a CDS encoding acyl-CoA dehydrogenase family protein, with translation MVAFAAVTIRVSTPVTTAPSVITDEFVTRLAERAHEAEALRRLPDATLADLTASGFADLLVPARFGGQQADFPALLDPVRRMAHGCASSAWTIGFFALHNWMLALFAEQAQTEAYATRPFLAPAPLAPTGRGLPTEGGVRLNGRWSWATGVMHANWIMVGALCGPDDALYPALALLPASDIDVVDVWHTDGMRATGSNDVVITDAFVPAHRLVSVIDIYSGTAPGSDLHDAAAYRWPMVPALALLAAMPALGSAERATDIYADRLSERVIVYEGVKQKDKPAAQAHLGEARVRLRALRGLLADTVGEIEGIVAAGDPVSREVRAQARLAAAHIVRESRAVIALLLASSGGSVHFLDNPLQRIGRDVGVLSGHVIFDYDTGCELVGAMSIGMKVSPIAMI, from the coding sequence ATGGTAGCGTTCGCGGCCGTGACCATCCGTGTGAGCACCCCGGTGACCACAGCTCCGTCGGTGATTACTGACGAATTCGTGACGCGGCTTGCCGAACGCGCGCACGAAGCCGAGGCACTGCGCCGCCTACCCGATGCCACGCTGGCCGATCTCACCGCGTCCGGATTCGCCGATCTGCTGGTCCCGGCACGCTTCGGCGGCCAACAGGCCGACTTCCCCGCGCTGCTCGATCCGGTGCGACGCATGGCCCATGGCTGCGCATCGAGCGCGTGGACCATCGGCTTCTTCGCGCTGCACAACTGGATGTTGGCGCTTTTCGCCGAGCAGGCCCAGACCGAGGCCTACGCCACGCGCCCGTTCCTCGCCCCGGCCCCGCTGGCCCCGACCGGGCGCGGTCTGCCCACAGAGGGCGGTGTGCGCCTCAACGGCCGGTGGTCGTGGGCGACCGGTGTCATGCATGCCAACTGGATCATGGTGGGCGCCCTGTGCGGGCCCGACGACGCCCTCTACCCCGCGCTGGCACTGTTGCCCGCGTCCGACATCGACGTCGTGGATGTGTGGCACACCGACGGCATGCGGGCGACCGGCTCCAACGACGTCGTCATCACCGACGCGTTCGTCCCCGCGCACCGTTTGGTGAGCGTCATCGACATCTACTCCGGAACCGCCCCCGGATCGGACCTGCACGACGCCGCCGCCTACCGCTGGCCCATGGTGCCCGCGCTGGCCCTATTGGCGGCGATGCCCGCCCTCGGCAGCGCCGAACGCGCGACCGACATCTACGCCGACCGACTCTCCGAGCGCGTCATCGTCTACGAGGGCGTCAAACAGAAGGACAAACCTGCCGCTCAGGCGCACCTCGGAGAGGCACGGGTGCGACTGCGCGCGCTGCGGGGCCTGCTGGCGGACACCGTCGGCGAGATCGAGGGCATCGTGGCGGCCGGCGACCCGGTGTCACGCGAAGTGCGCGCGCAGGCCCGGTTGGCCGCGGCGCACATCGTGCGCGAGTCGCGGGCCGTGATCGCGCTGCTGCTCGCCTCGTCGGGCGGCAGTGTGCATTTCCTGGACAACCCGCTGCAGCGGATCGGCCGCGACGTCGGCGTGCTGTCCGGGCACGTCATCTTCGACTACGACACGGGCTGCGAACTCGTGGGCGCGATGTCGATCGGGATGAAGGTCTCGCCCATCGCGATGATCTGA
- a CDS encoding GrpB family protein, with the protein MPSRHEITRHHDPDPDENPWVNGPPPPVPVEIVAYNPGWPARYRRLAETIRAALGPVVLDLEHVGSTSVPGLAAKDVIDIDLTVGDPRDESTYVPALERLGYRLTVREPSWHQHRCLNLGDPRVNLHVFGPDCPEVIRHRIFRDWLRAHPADRQKYENAKRAAVPGGGHVMDYNARKQPVIREIYDCAFRAAGLL; encoded by the coding sequence GTGCCCAGCCGTCACGAGATCACCCGGCACCACGATCCCGATCCCGACGAGAACCCGTGGGTGAACGGCCCTCCCCCTCCGGTGCCCGTGGAGATCGTCGCGTACAACCCGGGGTGGCCGGCCCGCTATCGCAGGCTCGCCGAGACGATCCGCGCGGCGCTGGGACCGGTGGTGCTCGACCTCGAGCACGTCGGGTCGACGTCGGTTCCCGGGCTCGCCGCCAAGGACGTGATCGACATCGATCTCACCGTCGGCGATCCACGCGACGAATCGACATACGTGCCGGCACTTGAGCGCCTGGGTTACCGGCTGACGGTCCGTGAGCCCAGCTGGCACCAGCACCGCTGCCTGAATCTCGGCGATCCGCGGGTGAATCTGCACGTGTTCGGGCCGGACTGCCCGGAGGTGATCCGCCACCGGATCTTCCGCGACTGGCTGCGCGCCCACCCCGCCGATCGGCAGAAGTACGAGAACGCCAAGCGGGCGGCCGTACCCGGCGGCGGCCACGTGATGGATTACAACGCACGCAAACAACCCGTCATCCGCGAGATCTACGACTGTGCGTTCCGGGCCGCGGGCCTGCTGTGA
- a CDS encoding homogentisate 1,2-dioxygenase has translation MESFIHLRKGRTPKRLHADLDGLKDDELGRGGFTGRTANMYRRNDPTAYRSVGPLRPTDVLSSELKPGDATDAHGGPLLMFSNADCQVLLSRRSHEMPFFVRHVDGDLLSFVHKGSGLLETEFGPLRYREGDWIYIPKACTWRQVPDDGEQGPSTLLMIQATDEFRVPPPGTLGRHFPFDPSQAVIPDPQPIEDGAGPQTDGEYEVRLIHSDIEGAGTTCLYYRHHPLDVEGWRGDNFAFTFNIEDYNVVTSDSVHLPPTVHLFMQATGVYIMNFLPKPAEGVPGTERTPWYHRNVDYDEIAFFHGGSLYGIPMPPGLISHAPQGVHHGAPEKARERARRKFDEFDSVDWKVIAIDTRRRLVPSEEILANDLGQH, from the coding sequence ATGGAATCGTTCATCCACCTGCGTAAAGGCAGGACCCCGAAGCGACTACACGCCGACCTCGACGGCCTCAAGGATGATGAACTCGGGCGCGGCGGGTTCACCGGGCGCACCGCCAACATGTACCGGCGCAACGATCCGACCGCCTACCGCAGTGTCGGACCGCTGCGCCCCACCGACGTGTTGTCCTCCGAACTCAAACCCGGCGACGCCACCGACGCGCACGGCGGCCCGCTGTTGATGTTCTCCAACGCCGACTGCCAGGTGCTCCTGTCGCGCCGCAGCCACGAGATGCCGTTCTTCGTCCGCCACGTCGACGGCGATCTGCTGTCGTTCGTGCACAAGGGATCCGGTCTGCTGGAGACCGAGTTCGGACCACTGCGCTACCGCGAGGGCGACTGGATCTACATCCCCAAGGCGTGCACGTGGCGCCAGGTGCCCGACGACGGCGAGCAGGGACCGTCCACCCTGCTGATGATCCAGGCGACCGACGAGTTTCGCGTGCCGCCGCCGGGCACGCTCGGCAGGCACTTCCCATTCGATCCGTCGCAGGCCGTGATCCCCGACCCGCAGCCCATCGAGGACGGCGCCGGTCCGCAGACCGACGGCGAGTACGAGGTCCGGCTGATCCACTCCGACATCGAGGGAGCCGGGACGACCTGCCTTTACTACCGACATCATCCGCTCGACGTGGAAGGCTGGCGCGGGGACAATTTCGCGTTCACCTTCAACATCGAGGACTACAACGTCGTCACCTCCGACAGCGTCCACCTGCCCCCGACCGTGCACCTGTTCATGCAGGCCACCGGTGTCTACATCATGAACTTCCTGCCCAAGCCCGCCGAGGGAGTGCCCGGCACCGAGCGCACGCCGTGGTATCACCGCAACGTCGACTACGACGAGATCGCGTTCTTCCACGGCGGGTCGCTGTACGGCATCCCGATGCCGCCCGGCCTGATCTCGCATGCGCCGCAAGGTGTTCACCACGGTGCGCCGGAGAAGGCGCGTGAGCGCGCCCGCCGCAAGTTCGACGAGTTCGACAGCGTCGACTGGAAGGTGATCGCCATCGACACCCGCCGCCGACTCGTCCCGTCCGAAGAAATCCTGGCCAACGACCTGGGGCAGCACTAG
- a CDS encoding alpha/beta hydrolase, translating into MTTPEPIARRETSGQHAYDRIPYLVAYQNNSAVRDVYGGVAELVVLESYLLKPKNKPSDTVLVFMHPIGGGAYLPMINGLARAGHHVIYCNSRFRGTDSALLMEKVVEDLGECIKDAKNRLGYSKVVLAGWSGGGSLSVFYQQQAQNPTVTASPSGDGPDLTRLGLIPADGIMLLAAHISRHGTMTEWLDASILDESDPTKRDPELDLYNPDNPNQPPYTQEFLERYRAAQIARNRRITTWVRDKLAEIKSSGRPGAEFEEFAFVVHGTMADPRWLDPTVDPNERKPGSCYLGDPQVVNNSPVGLARFCTLRSWLSQWSYDDANADAVKAGPDIAVPALVIGNLADDACTPSHTRRLFEAIGHPDKEMYEISGANHYYAGPDQRDTLRRAVAICTDWLHRHGFSRPVATVTTGDSAP; encoded by the coding sequence ATGACGACTCCCGAACCCATCGCGCGACGCGAAACATCCGGGCAGCACGCCTACGACCGTATCCCGTACCTGGTTGCCTACCAGAACAACTCAGCGGTGCGCGATGTCTACGGCGGTGTCGCCGAACTCGTCGTGCTCGAAAGCTACCTGCTCAAGCCCAAGAACAAGCCGTCCGACACCGTGCTGGTGTTCATGCACCCGATCGGGGGCGGCGCCTACCTGCCGATGATCAACGGCCTGGCGCGCGCCGGTCATCACGTCATCTACTGCAACAGCCGATTCCGCGGCACGGACTCGGCGTTGTTGATGGAGAAGGTGGTCGAAGACCTCGGCGAGTGCATCAAGGACGCCAAGAACCGCCTGGGTTACTCCAAAGTGGTGCTGGCCGGCTGGAGCGGCGGCGGCTCACTGTCGGTGTTCTACCAGCAGCAGGCGCAGAACCCGACCGTGACCGCGAGCCCGTCCGGCGACGGCCCCGACCTGACCAGGCTGGGCCTGATCCCGGCGGACGGCATCATGCTGCTCGCGGCCCACATCAGCAGGCACGGCACCATGACCGAGTGGCTCGACGCGTCGATCCTCGACGAGTCCGACCCCACCAAGCGCGATCCCGAGTTGGATCTGTACAACCCCGACAACCCCAACCAGCCGCCGTACACGCAGGAGTTCCTTGAGCGCTACCGCGCCGCGCAGATCGCCCGCAACCGGCGGATCACCACGTGGGTCAGGGACAAACTCGCCGAAATAAAGTCAAGCGGACGCCCCGGCGCAGAGTTTGAAGAGTTCGCGTTCGTCGTGCACGGCACCATGGCCGACCCACGCTGGCTCGACCCCACCGTCGACCCCAACGAACGCAAACCGGGCAGTTGCTATCTGGGCGATCCGCAGGTGGTGAACAACTCGCCGGTCGGTCTCGCGCGGTTCTGCACACTACGCAGTTGGCTGTCGCAATGGAGTTACGACGACGCCAACGCCGACGCGGTCAAGGCCGGGCCCGACATCGCGGTCCCCGCGTTGGTGATCGGCAACCTTGCCGACGACGCCTGCACGCCCAGCCACACACGGCGCCTGTTCGAGGCGATCGGGCATCCTGACAAGGAGATGTACGAGATCAGCGGCGCCAACCACTACTACGCCGGACCGGACCAGCGCGACACGCTTCGCCGGGCCGTCGCGATCTGCACCGACTGGCTGCACCGGCACGGGTTCTCGCGGCCTGTCGCGACCGTCACGACCGGGGATTCGGCGCCGTGA
- a CDS encoding CaiB/BaiF CoA transferase family protein: MTAGALDGVRVLELGTLISGPFAGRLLGDMGAEVVKIELPSAPDPLRTWGQAELDGHHFFWTVHARNKKAVTLDLRKPRGRELFLELVDRSDIIVENFRPGTLEKWDLGYDVLRQRNKGIILVRVSGYGQSGPDAAKAGYASVAEAASGLRHMNGFPGGPPPRLALSLGDSLAGMFAAQGALAALYRRTITGEGQMVDTALTESCLAIQESTIPDYDVGGVVRGPSGTRLEGIAPSNIYQSATGSWVVIAANQDTVFRRLCAAMGRPELATDERFTDHVARGRNQDELDKIIGDWAAQREPDEIISTLSGAGVIAGPINTVAEVVNDPQLLARGMIADHWDERVQRNIKGPGVVPVLSESPGTIRNAGPARPGQHNDEIYRELLGHTDGELRALHDEGVL; the protein is encoded by the coding sequence GTGACCGCCGGTGCGCTCGACGGGGTGCGGGTTCTCGAACTCGGCACGTTGATCTCCGGCCCGTTCGCGGGGCGACTACTCGGCGACATGGGCGCCGAGGTCGTCAAGATCGAGTTGCCGAGCGCACCGGATCCGCTGCGCACGTGGGGGCAGGCCGAACTCGACGGCCACCACTTCTTCTGGACCGTGCACGCCCGCAACAAGAAGGCCGTCACGCTCGATCTGCGTAAACCGCGGGGCCGCGAGCTGTTCCTCGAGCTCGTCGATCGCTCGGACATCATCGTCGAGAATTTCCGGCCCGGCACCCTGGAGAAATGGGACCTGGGTTACGACGTTCTGCGGCAACGGAACAAGGGCATCATCCTGGTGCGAGTGTCCGGGTATGGGCAGAGCGGACCCGACGCCGCAAAAGCCGGCTACGCCTCGGTGGCCGAGGCCGCCAGCGGACTTCGGCACATGAACGGATTCCCCGGCGGGCCGCCTCCGCGACTCGCGCTGTCCCTCGGTGACAGCCTGGCCGGGATGTTCGCCGCGCAGGGCGCGCTCGCGGCGCTGTACCGCCGCACCATCACCGGTGAGGGTCAGATGGTCGACACCGCGCTCACCGAATCCTGCTTGGCCATCCAGGAATCCACCATTCCCGACTACGACGTCGGTGGTGTGGTGCGCGGACCGTCCGGCACGCGCCTGGAGGGCATCGCGCCGTCGAACATCTACCAGAGCGCCACCGGCAGCTGGGTGGTGATCGCGGCGAACCAGGACACCGTGTTCCGGCGGTTGTGCGCGGCGATGGGCCGGCCCGAGCTCGCGACCGACGAGCGGTTCACCGATCACGTTGCCAGGGGCCGCAATCAGGACGAGCTGGACAAGATCATCGGGGACTGGGCCGCGCAGCGCGAACCCGACGAGATCATCTCCACGCTGTCCGGGGCAGGCGTGATCGCCGGACCCATCAACACCGTCGCCGAGGTGGTCAACGATCCCCAACTGCTGGCCCGGGGGATGATCGCCGACCACTGGGACGAACGGGTACAGCGGAACATCAAGGGCCCCGGCGTCGTCCCGGTACTGTCGGAGTCACCGGGAACCATCCGCAACGCCGGTCCAGCGCGACCCGGTCAGCACAACGACGAGATCTATCGTGAGCTGCTGGGACACACCGACGGTGAATTGCGGGCGCTGCACGACGAAGGGGTGCTGTGA
- a CDS encoding hydroxymethylglutaryl-CoA lyase — MMNLPAHVDIREVCLRDGLQIERPIPLSAKVDLLEAIVATGVREVEATAFVSPSKVPALADAAELAAELHRFPDVEFSALVASPNGAKRAIAAGLHSLEYVVSAADGHSRANVGRSSTEATAQIADIVAIAHDSNTSVEVIIATAWDCPFDGPTDPQRVLDIVSAAVDHGVDRLAIADTIGTTTPRRVTMLVEKVRPLIGDIPLGAHFHNTRGAGLASAYAAVQAGITRLDASVGGLGGCPFAPGASGNIATEDLVYLLRDSGIGVDVDLQAAIAAARVAQEAVGHDLPSALLRAGDRIPG; from the coding sequence GTGATGAACCTGCCCGCCCACGTCGACATCCGCGAGGTCTGCTTGCGCGACGGTCTGCAGATCGAGCGGCCGATCCCGTTGTCGGCCAAGGTCGACCTCCTCGAGGCGATCGTCGCAACCGGGGTGCGCGAGGTCGAGGCCACGGCGTTCGTCTCACCGAGCAAGGTGCCGGCACTGGCCGACGCCGCCGAACTCGCCGCCGAGCTCCACCGATTCCCCGATGTCGAGTTCTCGGCCCTGGTGGCCAGCCCCAACGGGGCCAAGCGTGCGATCGCCGCAGGGCTGCACTCCCTCGAGTACGTGGTGTCGGCCGCGGACGGCCACAGCCGGGCCAACGTCGGTCGCTCCAGCACCGAAGCCACCGCTCAGATCGCCGACATCGTCGCGATCGCGCACGACAGCAACACGTCGGTCGAGGTCATCATCGCCACCGCATGGGACTGCCCGTTCGACGGCCCCACCGATCCGCAGCGCGTCCTCGACATCGTCTCGGCGGCCGTGGATCACGGCGTGGACCGGTTGGCGATCGCCGACACGATCGGCACCACCACACCGCGGCGCGTCACCATGCTGGTCGAGAAGGTGCGCCCGCTTATCGGCGACATCCCGTTGGGTGCCCACTTCCACAACACCCGCGGAGCCGGTCTGGCCAGTGCGTACGCCGCTGTGCAGGCCGGTATCACCCGGCTCGACGCCTCGGTCGGAGGGCTCGGCGGATGCCCGTTCGCACCGGGCGCCAGCGGGAACATCGCGACCGAGGACCTCGTGTATCTGCTGCGCGACAGCGGCATCGGGGTCGACGTGGACCTCCAGGCGGCGATCGCGGCCGCCCGCGTCGCGCAGGAGGCCGTCGGCCACGATCTGCCGAGCGCGCTGTTACGCGCGGGCGACCGGATCCCGGGCTGA
- a CDS encoding TetR/AcrR family transcriptional regulator has protein sequence MAPGELGSKGRQTRAAIELAARKLFAERGFHGTTLADITSAAGKSPAVFYRYFTDKEDLLAALAESFLHDVVEPSGLNLQLPDSPDDSEFFTSVVTGYWNMFKQNIGIMIAVAQLAATQQRFAELQNDFRTFGIDIAVASVRRAQEQGHAVGLVPEHIGAAIALLFENFTTVFVGSSGLGLELDDREAITTLATIWKRTLYGF, from the coding sequence ATGGCACCCGGTGAGCTGGGCTCGAAAGGCCGCCAGACACGGGCGGCGATCGAGCTGGCCGCTCGGAAGCTGTTCGCCGAACGCGGTTTCCACGGCACCACGCTGGCCGACATCACGTCGGCGGCGGGCAAGAGCCCCGCGGTGTTCTACCGCTACTTCACCGACAAGGAGGATCTGCTGGCCGCGCTGGCCGAATCCTTCCTGCACGACGTGGTGGAACCGTCGGGGCTGAATCTGCAGCTGCCGGACTCCCCCGACGACTCCGAGTTCTTCACCTCGGTGGTCACCGGCTACTGGAACATGTTCAAACAGAACATCGGCATCATGATCGCGGTCGCCCAACTGGCGGCCACACAGCAGCGATTCGCCGAGTTGCAGAACGACTTCCGCACGTTCGGCATCGACATCGCGGTGGCGTCGGTGCGCCGCGCCCAGGAACAGGGACACGCGGTGGGACTTGTGCCTGAACACATCGGCGCGGCGATTGCATTGCTGTTCGAGAACTTCACCACGGTGTTCGTGGGATCGTCCGGGCTCGGTCTCGAACTCGACGACCGCGAGGCCATCACCACGCTCGCGACGATCTGGAAGAGAACCCTGTACGGCTTCTGA
- a CDS encoding acyl-CoA dehydrogenase family protein, with translation MDFTLPEHLRDLLGEMDEFIEAEIKPLERENLQYFDHRREHARTDWENGGVPRREWEELLDEMRRRADAAGWLRYGLPKRFGGRDGTNLDMAVIREHLAHKGLGLHNDLQDESSIVGNFPQVIMMDRFGTEAQKSEWVEAMITGTRSMAFGLTEPGHGSDATWLETTAVRDGDGWVINGTKRWNTGVHRATHDLIFARTSGERGQARGITAFLVPTDSPGFHVPFYWWTFNMPTDHGEVELTNVRVPGDAVLGEVDRGLEVGQTFLHENRIRQAASSLGAAQYCIDRAVAYAGEREVFGKPLAVNQAVQWPLVELQTEAQMVRLLVYYAATQLDANHHMEVSDKVSMANYRANRLVCEAADRAMQVHGGIGYSRHEPFEHIYRHHRRYRITEGAEEIQMRRVAQRLFGFGKAKK, from the coding sequence GTGGATTTCACTCTCCCGGAACATCTTCGGGATCTGCTCGGCGAGATGGACGAGTTCATCGAGGCAGAGATCAAACCGCTCGAGCGCGAGAACCTCCAGTACTTCGACCATCGTCGTGAGCACGCGCGGACCGACTGGGAGAACGGCGGTGTGCCGCGGCGCGAGTGGGAGGAACTGCTCGACGAGATGCGTCGACGCGCCGACGCCGCGGGCTGGTTGCGTTACGGCCTGCCCAAGCGGTTCGGCGGTCGCGACGGCACCAATCTCGACATGGCCGTCATCCGGGAACACCTGGCCCACAAGGGGCTCGGCCTGCACAACGACCTGCAGGACGAGTCATCGATCGTCGGGAACTTCCCGCAGGTGATCATGATGGACCGGTTCGGCACCGAGGCCCAGAAGAGCGAATGGGTCGAGGCGATGATCACCGGTACCCGGTCGATGGCGTTCGGGCTCACCGAACCCGGGCACGGATCGGATGCCACGTGGCTGGAGACCACCGCGGTGCGGGACGGGGACGGCTGGGTCATCAACGGCACCAAGCGATGGAACACCGGTGTGCACCGCGCCACCCACGATCTGATCTTCGCCCGAACCTCCGGTGAACGCGGGCAGGCCCGCGGCATCACGGCGTTCCTGGTACCCACCGACTCCCCCGGTTTCCACGTGCCGTTCTACTGGTGGACCTTCAACATGCCCACCGACCACGGCGAGGTCGAGTTGACGAACGTGCGGGTGCCCGGCGACGCGGTGCTCGGCGAGGTCGACCGCGGGCTTGAGGTCGGCCAGACCTTCCTGCACGAGAACCGGATTCGGCAGGCCGCCAGCAGCCTGGGCGCCGCGCAGTACTGCATCGACCGCGCGGTCGCCTACGCCGGTGAACGTGAGGTGTTCGGCAAGCCGCTCGCGGTCAACCAGGCGGTGCAGTGGCCGCTGGTCGAACTGCAGACCGAGGCGCAGATGGTGCGCCTGCTGGTGTACTACGCCGCCACGCAACTCGACGCCAACCACCACATGGAGGTGTCGGACAAGGTGTCGATGGCCAACTACCGCGCCAACCGTCTGGTGTGCGAGGCCGCCGACCGGGCGATGCAGGTGCACGGCGGCATCGGCTACAGCCGTCACGAGCCGTTCGAGCACATCTACCGCCATCACCGCCGGTACCGCATCACCGAAGGCGCGGAAGAAATCCAGATGCGCCGGGTGGCCCAGCGGCTGTTCGGGTTCGGCAAGGCGAAGAAGTGA
- a CDS encoding phosphotransferase family protein translates to MTSPDTARGIRDGAELTARLVDVLVPVLGTGTRVENLRELTGGASRTTWSFEAVTAAEGRALILRTGPPDEVHAGMELEAGAQRAAAAAGAPVPHVLVASNCTAALGNPFLVCDFIPGETIVRRIQRQLDDTTRAKLLTQCARALAAIHRAEPPTDIGLTELDQVGQWRDQLDEMGDTTATFEWAFRWLAANRPPASPPRLVHGDFRMGNLIVDGSDLVAVLDWELVHIGEVYEDLAWFCIRAWRFGAPETLAAGGLGSIESFLTAYEEAGGATLDRAAIRWWLVLATLRWGVICRYQAERHLSGQTPSVELATIGRRVCETEWDILTLLDGGAP, encoded by the coding sequence GTGACCTCCCCAGACACCGCCCGAGGCATTCGCGACGGTGCCGAGTTGACCGCAAGGCTCGTCGACGTCCTCGTCCCGGTGCTCGGGACCGGGACGAGGGTGGAGAACCTGCGGGAGCTGACCGGCGGCGCGAGCCGAACCACATGGTCGTTCGAGGCCGTCACCGCCGCGGAGGGGCGGGCGCTGATCCTGCGCACGGGTCCGCCCGACGAGGTACACGCCGGGATGGAGTTGGAGGCCGGAGCACAGCGCGCGGCCGCCGCAGCCGGCGCCCCGGTCCCCCACGTGCTGGTCGCCAGCAATTGCACGGCGGCGCTGGGAAACCCGTTCCTGGTGTGCGATTTCATCCCCGGAGAGACCATCGTCCGTCGCATCCAGCGGCAACTCGACGACACAACCAGGGCGAAGCTGCTGACCCAGTGCGCGCGGGCGCTCGCGGCGATTCACCGCGCCGAACCGCCCACGGACATCGGCCTCACCGAACTCGATCAGGTGGGTCAGTGGCGAGACCAACTCGACGAAATGGGCGACACCACCGCCACATTCGAGTGGGCCTTCCGGTGGCTGGCGGCCAATCGGCCACCGGCGTCGCCACCCCGGTTGGTGCACGGCGATTTCCGTATGGGCAACCTCATCGTCGACGGTTCGGATCTGGTCGCGGTACTGGACTGGGAACTGGTGCACATCGGCGAGGTCTACGAGGATCTCGCGTGGTTCTGCATTCGCGCATGGCGTTTCGGTGCGCCCGAGACCCTGGCAGCCGGCGGTCTCGGCAGCATCGAGAGCTTCCTGACCGCGTACGAGGAAGCCGGCGGTGCGACACTCGACCGCGCGGCGATCCGCTGGTGGCTGGTGCTCGCGACGTTGCGCTGGGGTGTCATCTGCCGGTATCAGGCCGAGAGGCACCTGAGCGGTCAGACGCCGTCGGTGGAGTTGGCGACCATCGGCCGCCGTGTCTGCGAAACCGAATGGGATATCTTGACGTTGCTGGACGGGGGCGCACCATGA
- a CDS encoding DUF6285 domain-containing protein produces MTGMYGRPTAAELVAAVARFLDTDVRAATVHGSANAGAVNFHARVAANALRIVERELLAAEPVDALAAMNRLGFGDEAALAGAIRAGDLDDRADDVTACLRALVKHRLDVAHPGYDAP; encoded by the coding sequence ATGACCGGCATGTACGGCCGTCCGACCGCGGCCGAACTGGTCGCCGCGGTCGCCCGGTTCCTCGACACCGACGTGCGCGCCGCGACGGTCCACGGAAGCGCGAACGCCGGTGCGGTCAACTTCCACGCCAGGGTCGCGGCGAACGCGTTGCGCATCGTCGAGCGCGAACTCCTCGCCGCCGAACCTGTCGACGCGTTGGCGGCCATGAACCGGCTGGGGTTCGGCGACGAGGCCGCGCTTGCCGGCGCGATCCGCGCGGGTGACCTCGACGACCGTGCCGACGACGTGACGGCGTGCCTGCGGGCGCTGGTGAAACACCGTCTCGATGTCGCCCACCCGGGTTATGACGCGCCTTAG